The Metallosphaera hakonensis JCM 8857 = DSM 7519 genome includes the window AGGAAAAGCGCCCATTTAATATCATGGAACCAGAACGGATTTACGAGGAGTCAAAATCAATTGAGGACCAAGTTATAAATCTAAGAAGACAAATTCATTCAAACCCAGAACTGTCTTACCAGGAATATGAGACTGCCAGGTTAGTGGCGAACTACCTTAGATCTCTTGGCTTAGAAGTGAGAGAGAAGGTTGGTTTAGAAACAGGCGTAGTGGGTATTATTAAGGGAAGGAAAAAGAAAGTTATAGGGCTGAGGGCAGATATGGATGCCTTACCGGTAATGGAGGAGACAGGGTTACCCTTTTCCTCTAAGAGACCGGGAGTTATGCATGCCTGTGGTCATGACGCACACACTGCCATGCTTCTAGGTGTCGCCAAGATCCTATCAGAGCACCTGGAGGATATCGGAGAGGTCAGACTCATTTTCCAACCCGCTGAAGAGGACGGTGGTAGGGGTGGGGCTCTTCCGATGATAGAGGCAGGAGTAATGGAAGGGGTGGATTACGTCTTCGGTCTTCACGTAATGTCGGGTTATCAATCGGGAGTGCTCGCCACGCGCCAGGGACCTCTCATGGCATGTCCAGATTCCTTCAAGGTGAGGGTAGTTGGAAAGGGTGGGCACGGCTCAGCCCCTCATGAGACCATAGATCCGGTTTATGTAACTGCTATGCTGATCAATGGGTTACAGGGAATAAGATCTAGACAGATAAACCCCTTAGAACCCTTTGTCCTATCAGTGACAAGTGTACACACTGGTACCAAGGATAACATCATACCCAATGAGGCTGTCATGGAAGGAACCATAAGAACCTTAAGCAATGAGACAAGAGAGAAGGCATTGGCCTCGTTTAGAAATATTGTTAGATCGATCTGCGAGGCATATGGGGCAGAATGTAAGGTGGAATTTAAGGAAGACGCGTATCCCATAACCATAAACGATCCAGCTACTACGAAAAGAGCCATGGAGATACTGAGGGAGTTACCTGGAGTCGAGGTAAAGGAAACTTCCCCAGTAATGGGTGGAGAAGACTTCTCTAGATTCCTTCAAAAAGCAAAAGGTTCCTTTATTTTCCTAGGAACCAGGAATGAGGAAAAGGGAATAGTTTATCCAAATCACAGCTCAAAGTTCACTGTAGATGAGGGCTCTCTCAAGATAGGAGTAGCGTCATTAGCTTTATTGGCGATGAGGTTTTCCTCATGATCCTTGAAGTGAAAGTGGCAACAGGGATTGTCGTGAATCTATCTAGATAATCGTTTATGGCCATCTAGGTAGAAAACCCCAAGAGTGACTCCGACTCCTATATTACGGGCATGACGCGAACCTTCATAAGCCCCAGTCTGCAAAGGCGTCTTCAATCGTCCGATAAATTGCCTTATGAAACTGATTTTAAGGTCCACGCAATATTTCAGTTATGAGGCAAATAGATGCCCTTAAATCCCCTAGGTTTGCACAGATTTCGACTTACGCTAGGCTCCCCCTATGCGGGGATGAAAGACCTGACGCTATTTTCATGGGCATTCCCTTCGATGACGCTACAACCTATAGACCTGGAGCTAGATTCGGACCCATTGGAATAAGGGATGGGTCTAGATTATTGAGACCATACAATCCATTTCAGAAGGTTTATCCACTGGACAAGCTATCCGCCTGCGATGGAGGAGACGTTGATGTTATCCCTGGTCATATTGAAGACACCATGTCCCGTATCCAAGAGGCCCTAGTGGACTACATGAAAAGGTCAACCGTATTCATTGCCGGGGGCGATCATTCAATAACCTTGCCTGTCCTTAGAGCTATAAATAAAGTTCACGGCAAGGTCAACCTAGTTCACTTCGATTCTCACTATGATTTCTGGGATTCCCATTGGGGTAAGAAATACGATCATGGAACTTGGTTGAGGAGAGCGCTTGAAGAAGGTCTTTTGAATACCGTTGTTCAGATAGGCATCAGAGGCTCTCTGTTCTCTCATGAAGACGTCGAGGACTCTAAAAGGCTAGGTATAACCTCCTTTAACGTGAGGGAAGCGAAGCTCCAGCCAGAAAGGATATTGAATAAGCTTAACGAAATCCAAGGAAAAACCTATATCTCCTTTGATATTGACGTTGTAGACCCCGCCTTCGCGCCAGGCACTGGAACTCCAGAAGTGGGTGGATTATCATCCTTCGAAGCACTGGAGTTCATAAGATCGATGAATATAGACTTAGTGGGATTCGACGTGGTGGAGGTATCTCCTCCCTATGACGTCAGCGAAATAACCTCCATGCTAGCGGCTAACCTAGTATATGAAGCCATGAGTCTCAAGGCTA containing:
- the speB gene encoding agmatinase, coding for MRQIDALKSPRFAQISTYARLPLCGDERPDAIFMGIPFDDATTYRPGARFGPIGIRDGSRLLRPYNPFQKVYPLDKLSACDGGDVDVIPGHIEDTMSRIQEALVDYMKRSTVFIAGGDHSITLPVLRAINKVHGKVNLVHFDSHYDFWDSHWGKKYDHGTWLRRALEEGLLNTVVQIGIRGSLFSHEDVEDSKRLGITSFNVREAKLQPERILNKLNEIQGKTYISFDIDVVDPAFAPGTGTPEVGGLSSFEALEFIRSMNIDLVGFDVVEVSPPYDVSEITSMLAANLVYEAMSLKARTMIGKELKAN
- the cpsA gene encoding carboxypeptidase CpsA, with protein sequence MEPERIYEESKSIEDQVINLRRQIHSNPELSYQEYETARLVANYLRSLGLEVREKVGLETGVVGIIKGRKKKVIGLRADMDALPVMEETGLPFSSKRPGVMHACGHDAHTAMLLGVAKILSEHLEDIGEVRLIFQPAEEDGGRGGALPMIEAGVMEGVDYVFGLHVMSGYQSGVLATRQGPLMACPDSFKVRVVGKGGHGSAPHETIDPVYVTAMLINGLQGIRSRQINPLEPFVLSVTSVHTGTKDNIIPNEAVMEGTIRTLSNETREKALASFRNIVRSICEAYGAECKVEFKEDAYPITINDPATTKRAMEILRELPGVEVKETSPVMGGEDFSRFLQKAKGSFIFLGTRNEEKGIVYPNHSSKFTVDEGSLKIGVASLALLAMRFSS